The region AATTAGGGTCTTGTGTTGCCCTTAGCCAATAGCCATCATAAATCCAACGTTGAGCGTCGCTGTTGTTGCACTGGCTGATCCCAATATTGCCGTTGTTGTAAGCTTGATCTCGATTGTCTAAACACATGTTAGGGTTGACGCGATTTTTGAGCGTTTGGTTTGATTTATCATAAATCCACTGTTGATCATCTGATTGATGTTGACAGTCATATTGTTGAATAGCTTTCCCATCAGTGACTTGGTCATCATCGCCTGCAATATCGATACAATTACCGTTGCTCCAATTAACTATTCTGACGTAAAACTCCAGAGGATTATGGTGTTCATTGTTGTCATTGGTCTTTGCTCGCTCCCACATTTGTAAATAGGCTTCGGCTGAATTCATAATGGACTCATAAATACGCGTTGGAGCCTGTTCGCGGATATCTTGTAGGTGATCGGCAACCATACCGTAATGTGCCATACCATCATAGTTATAGTCATAGGTGCGGTTTCCTGACTGTTGCCGCTTAAATAGTAAACCAAACTCTGAGGTAAAAGGGTATTTAAGCGGATTATTTTGGGCATCTGCTCTAGGGCCAGGCTGTTCACCTAATCCGCTCATGTCCGTTGCGAAACCGACACCATGCACATAGTTTGTTTGTTCGACCTCATCAAGATATTGCGAGATAGTGCTGGCGATGTGGTCCGAGGTCCAGTTATAGGGTGTGACAAAGCCGCCTACGTGTACTGCACGCTTGAAATTACGATGCAGCTCTCCGTTTTTACCCGAATTCATCCAGCTATGAGATGAGATCACCCCGCTGTAGTGCCGCGCTTCGACAATATCCATTACCGAGTTGGCGGTTTTTTCACTCATATGGTCGAGCTCGATGAGCATTTTTTTATCTATCATACGATTGACCAGATACACACCGAGTTCCGATAAACCTTGTTGATTACAGTGCTCGAGCGTGGGTGGATATTGTGATCCTACCATTGTTTTCGCTGCTTCTCTGATAATAGGAAGATCATTGAGCAGAGGAAAGTCAGAATGTAGGTTAATACCGTGAGTGAAACCGTCACACTCTTTAGCGTCAAAAGCATAGCCTGTACTGAGTACTTGACCTATGTTGATCACACTGTCTTCAACACGAGAGCCACCGAATCGATTATCAAATTTATGGGTTGGATAAACAATTCGTACGCCTAAGTCATAGACTTCTTGTAGTTGTTGCTCGACATCAAAACGAGAACAACTATCTTTGAGTCCACAATTAAAGGTTTCTGATGCCTCAATGCCCATCAACACGGCCAATTGTCCATTAGCTATTACTTCACGAGCTTGTTCAGGAGAGGTGACGAGGCGAAAGAATCCTTGGCCTATACCGCCTGCTTGGGCATCAATATAATCTTGCATTTTAGATAGGCTTTCTACTTGCAGTCGAATACTGTCCATGGTGTTGCAGCTGTTGTGGTTGCCCCAAGCGGCGGGGTTGATTGTCGACTGTATGTGGCACAATACTTCGTTTTCCACAAGATGAGTGACGATCATTCTTTGCCCGCTAAGGTAGGCTCGTTCCATCCACTTATAATAATAACCCATATGGCTCATCTGTTTGTGATTCGGCCAGTGAGGAAAGTCTGGCCAACCACGAGTATCATAGCGATAAGTGATGTCGTTGTAGGCTAATACATTGCCTATGATGTCAAGTGCCCCTCTATAGCCATGTACTGTGCTGCTGTCGCTAAGAGCATGTTCGACACCAAAGCGGTGGAAAGGTTGACCATGCATAAAGCGGCCACCCATAAACTCATAAGAGGTAATATGAGTGTGAGGATCGATAAAGCCTCGTACACTCTGATCCACAGAGCCTTTAAGGGCGTCAATGTTGCCACTGACGTTGGTTGTTATTTCAGGAAAAGAGGAGCAATTATTTTGAGTGACTAATTTAAAAGTCGTTTCAGCTTCTTGTTGTTCTATGTTGGGGAGTTCGATGATTGATAATGCATCATTGTGATAATCATAGTGCAGTGTTTTATTTAATCCCGAGAGGTTAAACTGATAGAGAGTACTGTTAGTGTCTTGTGTGATAGCCCTTGTTTGCCATTCGGAAAAACGACTGACAGATTGACTCGCTATGATATTTGAAGACGTATGTGCAGTGAGATAATAGCTATCTTGATCTGTCATCAGATAATGGTTTAAATCCGTCGGTTTAAAGTAAAAACGACTGGCATTGTGTAGCTCAGTGCTGGAAAAACCATAACTTTGCTCGTCGCTAATTTGCTGGTCATCAGTGCCGCGTTTTATATATTTTCCTGTTTGTGGAGATTGGATTGAATAGCAGCCTTGGGCGAGTGCATGCACAGGATTATCGCTATTATTTTGCGTGGTACTTTCTATTGATGTTGCCCAAGGTGGAGTGCTTGTTGTGACTCCTACGGTAAGTATAATTAGTTGAACTAATGATTTAATTTGCATTATTCCATGTCCTATATTAATTATTATGTAAGTCGTGTATTTGAAGGTAAGTGGTTAACTTTACTTGTTAAATTTTTTACGTCTTGCGGTTTACTCTTGCTAACAGTACTTAACCCTTTTCCTTTGTACTTATATAGTAGGAAACTATTATTTGTATCTGCGTATAGTGTGAACAAATAAATGATGATTTTTTAATAATGGCACTATTAATTTCTTACTTAGCTAGAGTTCAGGTGACTTATTGTTTATTTTATTGTTTCAGATTTGGCCATAATAATGTCCCCCTCGAGAATACCGGTTTACCTTACTTGGGCTATGTACGTTGAGTTTGACAGCAACCTAGCGATTAAGCTAACTTGTGCGCTTTAGTATGCTGGTATGGAATCGATGACTGATAAGAAGGTAAATTAGTATGTATAAAATAGCGATCTCAGATCTCGATGGAACATTGCTGGGGGCAGATCATCAGATCTCAGCGAGCACTAAGGACAGTATTCAGCGTTGGGTGGATAAAGGGTATAAATTTGTTATCGCCACTGGTCGGCATTATATTGAGGCAAACAGTGTACAAGAACATCTTGATATCCCTATTTATCTCATTACTTCAAACGGTGCTCGAGTCCATAATCGTGAAGGTCAGATTATTCATCAGCAGGATCTAGACAGTGATATTGCCCAAGAAATTAGTGATACGAAATTTGATTATGCTGTGCAGGTAAATCTATATACCGATCAGACTTGGTATACAAGTCACCGCATAAAAGAGTTGGACGATATAGGATTAAACGGGGCCTTTGACTGCGTAGCAACAGAGTTAAGTGCACTTGATAAAAGCAATACGATCAAAATGTTTTTCTGGGCAGAGCAGGAATTGTTACAACCTATTTATGAGGAGT is a window of Shewanella sp. VB17 DNA encoding:
- a CDS encoding ricin-type beta-trefoil lectin domain protein, which encodes MQIKSLVQLIILTVGVTTSTPPWATSIESTTQNNSDNPVHALAQGCYSIQSPQTGKYIKRGTDDQQISDEQSYGFSSTELHNASRFYFKPTDLNHYLMTDQDSYYLTAHTSSNIIASQSVSRFSEWQTRAITQDTNSTLYQFNLSGLNKTLHYDYHNDALSIIELPNIEQQEAETTFKLVTQNNCSSFPEITTNVSGNIDALKGSVDQSVRGFIDPHTHITSYEFMGGRFMHGQPFHRFGVEHALSDSSTVHGYRGALDIIGNVLAYNDITYRYDTRGWPDFPHWPNHKQMSHMGYYYKWMERAYLSGQRMIVTHLVENEVLCHIQSTINPAAWGNHNSCNTMDSIRLQVESLSKMQDYIDAQAGGIGQGFFRLVTSPEQAREVIANGQLAVLMGIEASETFNCGLKDSCSRFDVEQQLQEVYDLGVRIVYPTHKFDNRFGGSRVEDSVINIGQVLSTGYAFDAKECDGFTHGINLHSDFPLLNDLPIIREAAKTMVGSQYPPTLEHCNQQGLSELGVYLVNRMIDKKMLIELDHMSEKTANSVMDIVEARHYSGVISSHSWMNSGKNGELHRNFKRAVHVGGFVTPYNWTSDHIASTISQYLDEVEQTNYVHGVGFATDMSGLGEQPGPRADAQNNPLKYPFTSEFGLLFKRQQSGNRTYDYNYDGMAHYGMVADHLQDIREQAPTRIYESIMNSAEAYLQMWERAKTNDNNEHHNPLEFYVRIVNWSNGNCIDIAGDDDQVTDGKAIQQYDCQHQSDDQQWIYDKSNQTLKNRVNPNMCLDNRDQAYNNGNIGISQCNNSDAQRWIYDGYWLRATQDPNYVVDVWGAGNGNFVGSWTFDGSNSQAWELRTEREVYLWSTLRSHQGGRCLGIPASNVTNGNHLKLEPCHGENNQQWLYDPKKGRIHTKINRDKCVALAGSNTANNTPIVVTDCNNGTAQQWEQDGGYLRSRLDHHKVINANANVDNSDITIWDDNSGSNQRWRTTVN
- a CDS encoding Cof-type HAD-IIB family hydrolase, whose product is MYKIAISDLDGTLLGADHQISASTKDSIQRWVDKGYKFVIATGRHYIEANSVQEHLDIPIYLITSNGARVHNREGQIIHQQDLDSDIAQEISDTKFDYAVQVNLYTDQTWYTSHRIKELDDIGLNGAFDCVATELSALDKSNTIKMFFWAEQELLQPIYEELNARYGDRINLTFSLENCLEVMQANTNKGEAVKVVLKDKGLQLTEAVAFGDGMNDVEMLSVVAKPVLMENSQQALRQALPDAELTLSSTEHGVAVMMNKILLAQENS